The proteins below come from a single Roseiflexus sp. RS-1 genomic window:
- the ppdK gene encoding pyruvate, phosphate dikinase — protein MSKKWVYLFTEGNASMRDLLGGKGAGVAEMTRTGVPVPPGFTITTEACNEYYARGRQFPEGLWEQTLEALKVIEAQVGKKFGDPSNPLLVSVRSGARESMPGMMDTVLNLGLNKETLEGLARLTDNRRFAADAYRRFIQLFGKIVLGVDGEKFEHVMNEAKGKDRQDTDLTADELMQIAETFKAIIKEETGIDFPEDPYEQLRMAITAVFNSWMGRRAVDYRRVYKIPDTLGTGVNVQMMVFGNMGNDSATGVAFTRNPATGEDELYGEYLVNAQGEDVVAGIRTPKPLSKLREEMPEVYQQFSEIAKMLERHYKDVQDVEFTIERGKLWMLQTRNGKRTGMAAVKIAVDMVNEGLIDKRTALRRVQPEMLNQFLFPIVDPRAAEHATRLAHGLAAGPGAAQGRIVLDPDEAAARSEQGERVILVRTETAPEDFHGMVASQAILTARGGLTSHAAVVARQLGKCCVCGCGDLEIDYKAGTVHVHGTDTILKEGDWITVDGHSGWVYAGQVETREAEVIQVIRGQMKPEDSKLYGYFSTFLSWADEVRRLGVRANADTPTDARIARLFGAEGIGLCRTEHMFFEGDRIDAVREMIVADTVEDRRKALAKIEPLQQGDFEGIFEVMDGLPVTIRTLDPPLHEFLPHGDREIEELAHKMGIDFARLKAKVESLREANPMLGFRGCRLGIEYPEITEMQARAIFRAAANCQARGIHVHPEIMIPLVGDVSELRMQGDIVRRVANEVMAETGQKIDYLLGTMIEVPRAALTADKIATVAEFFSFGTNDLTQMTFGMSRDDVGRFLPLYVERKLLKDDPFEVLDQEGVGQLVRMGVERGRSTRPDLKTGICGEHGGEPESVKFCHRVGLNYVSCSPYRVVIARLAAAQAVLEEQKG, from the coding sequence ATGTCAAAAAAGTGGGTGTATCTCTTCACCGAAGGTAACGCGTCGATGCGCGATCTCCTTGGTGGCAAAGGCGCTGGCGTCGCTGAAATGACCCGTACCGGCGTTCCCGTTCCCCCCGGTTTCACCATCACCACCGAAGCATGCAACGAATACTACGCACGCGGCAGGCAGTTCCCCGAAGGGTTGTGGGAGCAGACTCTCGAAGCGTTGAAGGTGATCGAAGCGCAGGTCGGCAAGAAATTCGGCGATCCGTCCAATCCGCTGCTGGTATCGGTTCGCTCCGGTGCGCGCGAATCAATGCCCGGCATGATGGATACCGTGCTCAATCTTGGTCTCAACAAAGAGACGCTCGAAGGGCTTGCCCGCCTGACCGACAATCGGCGCTTCGCTGCTGATGCCTACCGGCGGTTCATTCAGTTGTTCGGCAAGATCGTGCTCGGCGTCGATGGCGAGAAGTTCGAGCACGTGATGAACGAAGCCAAAGGGAAGGATCGTCAGGATACTGATCTGACAGCCGACGAACTGATGCAGATCGCTGAGACGTTCAAGGCGATCATCAAAGAAGAGACCGGCATCGATTTCCCCGAAGACCCCTACGAGCAGTTACGCATGGCGATCACCGCCGTCTTCAATTCCTGGATGGGACGCCGCGCCGTCGATTACCGCCGTGTCTATAAAATCCCTGATACGCTAGGCACCGGCGTCAATGTGCAGATGATGGTTTTTGGCAATATGGGGAATGACAGCGCCACAGGTGTCGCCTTCACCCGCAATCCCGCCACCGGTGAAGATGAACTGTACGGCGAGTACCTGGTCAATGCGCAGGGTGAAGATGTGGTCGCTGGCATTCGCACCCCGAAACCGCTCAGCAAACTGCGCGAAGAGATGCCCGAAGTGTACCAGCAGTTCTCCGAGATCGCCAAGATGCTCGAACGTCACTACAAAGATGTACAAGACGTCGAGTTCACTATCGAACGCGGTAAACTCTGGATGCTGCAAACGCGCAACGGCAAGCGCACCGGCATGGCAGCGGTCAAGATCGCGGTCGATATGGTCAACGAGGGGTTGATCGACAAGCGTACTGCGCTGCGTCGGGTGCAACCGGAGATGCTCAATCAGTTCCTCTTCCCCATCGTCGATCCTCGTGCTGCTGAACACGCAACCAGGCTGGCGCACGGTCTGGCGGCCGGTCCCGGTGCTGCACAGGGGCGGATCGTGCTCGATCCCGACGAAGCGGCGGCGCGTTCGGAGCAGGGTGAGCGCGTCATCCTGGTACGCACCGAGACGGCGCCCGAGGATTTCCACGGTATGGTCGCTTCGCAGGCGATCCTGACGGCACGCGGCGGTCTTACAAGTCATGCCGCAGTGGTGGCGCGTCAACTTGGGAAGTGCTGCGTCTGCGGTTGCGGCGATCTGGAGATCGACTACAAAGCTGGCACAGTCCACGTCCATGGGACGGACACGATCCTCAAAGAGGGTGACTGGATCACGGTTGATGGTCACTCCGGATGGGTGTACGCCGGTCAGGTCGAGACGCGAGAAGCCGAGGTCATTCAGGTCATTCGTGGCCAGATGAAGCCCGAGGACTCGAAACTCTACGGCTACTTCAGCACATTCCTCAGTTGGGCGGATGAAGTGCGGCGCCTGGGTGTGCGCGCCAACGCCGATACGCCGACCGATGCGCGGATTGCGCGGTTGTTCGGCGCCGAGGGCATCGGTCTCTGCCGGACCGAGCACATGTTCTTCGAGGGGGATCGGATCGATGCCGTGCGCGAGATGATCGTGGCAGACACTGTTGAGGATCGTCGCAAAGCGCTGGCAAAGATCGAGCCGTTGCAACAGGGTGATTTTGAGGGCATCTTCGAGGTCATGGATGGTCTGCCGGTAACGATCCGCACGCTCGATCCGCCGCTCCACGAGTTTCTGCCGCATGGCGACCGGGAGATCGAGGAACTGGCGCATAAGATGGGCATCGACTTCGCCCGCCTCAAAGCAAAGGTAGAGAGTTTGCGCGAGGCGAACCCAATGCTCGGCTTCCGCGGCTGCCGTCTCGGTATCGAATATCCGGAGATTACCGAGATGCAGGCGCGCGCCATCTTCCGTGCCGCTGCCAACTGTCAGGCGCGCGGCATTCACGTGCATCCCGAGATTATGATCCCGCTCGTCGGTGATGTGAGTGAACTGCGGATGCAGGGCGACATCGTCCGGCGGGTTGCCAATGAGGTGATGGCGGAAACCGGGCAGAAGATCGATTATCTGCTCGGCACCATGATCGAGGTGCCGCGCGCTGCGCTGACCGCCGACAAGATCGCAACGGTTGCCGAGTTCTTCTCCTTTGGCACCAACGACCTGACCCAGATGACGTTCGGTATGAGCCGCGACGATGTCGGGCGTTTCCTGCCCCTCTACGTCGAACGCAAACTGTTGAAGGATGATCCCTTCGAGGTGCTGGATCAGGAAGGTGTGGGGCAACTGGTGCGGATGGGCGTTGAACGCGGGCGTAGCACCCGCCCTGATCTGAAGACCGGCATCTGCGGTGAACATGGCGGTGAGCCGGAAAGTGTCAAGTTCTGTCACCGCGTTGGTCTCAACTACGTGTCGTGCAGCCCGTACCGCGTCGTCATCGCTCGCCTCGCGGCAGCGCAGGCGGTGCTGGAGGAGCAGAAGGGTTAG
- a CDS encoding glycosyltransferase family 4 protein: MRILMLSWEYPPHIIGGLGRHVTDLSDALAQIGVEVHIITPQLKEGSRYERTAQGVHIHRVAVPPITDRMLFPLTQELNVALKHAALDVQRSTGSFDLIHAHDWLVAQAGIALKHLCHLPLLATIHATERGRHQGHLANDLSLQIDRLERLLTGEAHRIIACSHFMAHEVHTTFDAPHDKIDVVPNGVVVRSSPFQSDEERIVFRRRFVRDDQPLVFSVGRIVYEKGLHLLIDAWSHVLAQFPHAHLIIAGTGGYLDTLRQRAQDAGVADHVTFTGRISDEERDRLYHAADAAVFPSLYEPFGIVALEAMAARCPVIVAHTGGLAEVVKLHETGLTVYPNNVDSLVWGITHTLAHPNWSQARALNAFHDVCTRYNWNTIAQTTLDIYRQVCNEWRQVQRNSRMVSTFQFAATYG; this comes from the coding sequence ATGCGTATCTTGATGTTGTCCTGGGAGTACCCGCCACACATCATTGGCGGCCTGGGGCGTCATGTCACCGATCTGTCCGATGCCCTGGCGCAGATCGGCGTTGAAGTTCACATTATCACTCCTCAACTCAAGGAGGGCAGCCGGTACGAGCGCACTGCACAGGGCGTTCATATCCATCGCGTTGCCGTCCCGCCGATCACTGATCGCATGCTCTTTCCGCTCACCCAGGAACTCAACGTTGCGCTGAAGCACGCTGCGCTCGATGTGCAGCGCTCCACCGGCAGCTTTGATCTGATCCACGCGCACGACTGGCTCGTCGCACAGGCAGGCATTGCCCTCAAACACCTGTGCCACCTCCCGCTCCTGGCAACGATCCACGCAACTGAACGCGGACGGCATCAGGGGCATCTGGCGAACGATCTCTCGCTTCAGATCGACCGTCTGGAACGCTTGTTGACCGGCGAGGCGCACCGTATCATTGCCTGCTCGCACTTTATGGCGCACGAGGTTCACACTACCTTCGATGCGCCACATGACAAGATCGATGTTGTCCCGAACGGTGTGGTTGTCCGCTCTTCCCCATTTCAGAGCGATGAGGAGCGCATAGTCTTCCGCCGTCGCTTTGTGCGCGACGATCAACCGCTTGTCTTCTCTGTCGGGCGGATTGTGTACGAAAAGGGGCTGCACCTGTTGATCGACGCCTGGTCACACGTGCTGGCTCAGTTTCCCCATGCGCACCTGATCATCGCTGGCACTGGCGGATATCTCGATACACTTCGTCAGCGCGCGCAGGACGCCGGTGTAGCCGACCATGTAACGTTTACTGGTCGCATCAGTGATGAGGAGCGTGACCGCCTGTATCACGCGGCGGATGCCGCCGTCTTTCCGTCGTTGTATGAACCCTTCGGCATCGTGGCGCTGGAGGCGATGGCAGCCAGATGCCCGGTCATCGTGGCGCACACCGGTGGTCTGGCGGAAGTGGTGAAGTTGCACGAAACCGGGTTAACGGTGTATCCCAATAATGTTGACTCGCTGGTCTGGGGGATTACACACACCCTGGCACACCCCAACTGGTCCCAGGCGCGTGCGCTCAATGCGTTCCACGACGTCTGCACCCGGTACAACTGGAACACGATCGCACAAACGACGCTGGATATCTATCGCCAGGTGTGCAACGAGTGGCGCCAGGTACAGCGCAACTCGCGCATGGTTTCGACATTCCAGTTTGCGGCGACGTATGGGTAG
- a CDS encoding MFS transporter translates to MLKNRLLLSISAGHFAVDVLNSVVPVLLATLAVPLALSNAQIGVALTIQIFAGALSQPLFGWLADRFSARPAALAGGGVAWMAICLAAIALSMNWTLIVLLVGFMALGSGLFHPIGTASAAASAPSRAASATAIFFFSGQLGLSLGPLLGGALLTTPDGIRLMLVLAALMLAPAVLLFAAPRPVIPVGGTARAAHAAVRVGVAILAAFIVLVALRSSIQSVFMSFLPKLFADRGWAPVAYGAIAGTFMFTAAIGNIIAGDIADRFGMRAATIWPLLISVPAGLVCIWSPSPLTAFIACGVAGMVIGGQHSVLVVHAQRLLPVRQGFAAGLILGFTFATGGIGTALVGALADTVGLFTAMQATVLLALPAAALALTLPGRESVVSAVAAAEA, encoded by the coding sequence GTGCTCAAGAATCGTCTTCTCCTTTCGATCAGCGCCGGTCATTTTGCGGTCGATGTTCTCAACAGTGTTGTGCCGGTCCTGCTGGCGACGCTGGCAGTGCCGCTGGCGCTCAGCAATGCCCAGATTGGTGTTGCGCTCACGATCCAGATCTTTGCCGGTGCGCTGTCGCAACCGCTCTTTGGCTGGCTGGCGGATCGCTTCAGCGCACGACCGGCCGCGCTGGCAGGCGGCGGTGTTGCGTGGATGGCAATCTGCCTGGCCGCCATTGCGCTTTCGATGAACTGGACCCTGATCGTTCTTCTCGTCGGGTTCATGGCGCTCGGATCGGGTCTCTTCCACCCGATCGGCACGGCAAGCGCTGCGGCGTCTGCACCGTCGCGCGCTGCGAGTGCAACCGCTATCTTCTTCTTCAGCGGGCAACTCGGTCTTTCACTGGGTCCGTTGCTGGGCGGCGCATTACTCACGACACCAGACGGCATACGTCTGATGTTGGTGCTTGCGGCGTTGATGCTTGCGCCAGCGGTGCTGCTGTTTGCTGCGCCCCGTCCTGTGATACCCGTGGGCGGTACGGCACGCGCCGCCCATGCTGCAGTACGTGTTGGGGTGGCAATCCTGGCGGCGTTCATTGTGCTGGTGGCGCTCCGTTCGTCTATTCAGTCGGTGTTTATGTCGTTCCTGCCCAAACTGTTCGCCGACCGCGGCTGGGCGCCGGTTGCCTATGGCGCGATTGCCGGAACATTCATGTTTACCGCTGCAATCGGCAATATCATTGCCGGTGATATTGCCGATCGCTTTGGTATGCGTGCTGCGACGATCTGGCCCCTCCTGATCAGTGTGCCTGCCGGTCTGGTCTGCATATGGTCGCCTTCACCACTCACAGCGTTCATCGCATGCGGCGTTGCCGGCATGGTTATCGGTGGGCAACACAGTGTGCTGGTAGTGCATGCGCAACGGTTGCTGCCGGTGCGACAGGGGTTTGCCGCCGGGTTGATCCTGGGGTTCACCTTCGCAACGGGGGGCATCGGCACTGCGCTGGTCGGCGCGCTGGCTGATACGGTTGGTCTGTTCACAGCGATGCAGGCCACGGTGCTGCTGGCGCTCCCGGCGGCAGCGCTGGCGCTGACGTTGCCCGGACGCGAATCTGTCGTTTCGGCAGTCGCAGCGGCAGAGGCGTAA